In Lotus japonicus ecotype B-129 chromosome 5, LjGifu_v1.2, one genomic interval encodes:
- the LOC130716563 gene encoding uncharacterized protein LOC130716563 isoform X2, which translates to METGLGYNSATGKIIATDDEWKKLCEKYKFAKQFKKKGCLNYEKLCVIYGDTTATGANQHPSTKSPSSSNDDDSEGDFDKDEDDQQPKKKAHVSKDTRKRNARENAQVAFANAMAIFGEHTKKKMERMDKSQVGPSTNSTEAVGQSSEQDMEKTVTC; encoded by the exons ATGGAGACTGGACTTGGATACAACTCAGCCACTGGCAAAATTATCGCCACGGATGATGAGTGGAAGAAACTGTGTGAG aaGTACAAGTTTGCAAAGCAATTTAAGAAGAAGGGTTGCTTGAATTATGAAAAATTGTGTGTCATTTATGGGGACACTACTGCTACTGGTGCAAATCAGCACCCTTCTACCAAAAGTCCTTCAAGTAgtaatgatgatgatagtgaagGAGACTTTGACAAAGATGAAGATGACCAACAACCTAAAAAGAAAGCACATGTTAGTAAGGACACTAGGAAAAGGAATGCAAGAGAGAATGCTCAAGTGGCATTTGCTAATGCTATGGCAATTTTTGGAGAACATACTAAAAAGAAGATGGAGAGGATGGACAAGAGTCAGGTTGGACCATCAACTAATTCCACAGAAGCAGTTGGCCAGAGTAGTGAGCAAGATATGGAAAAAACAGTGACTTGTTAA
- the LOC130716563 gene encoding protein ANTAGONIST OF LIKE HETEROCHROMATIN PROTEIN 1-like isoform X1: MKILFTCRIMVMDVINKNFVDDSDDDEEEEFLTIVGFYISMEDNSLFKSTPQPQRISKLKGHAWVVEVLTGHPRNCYDTFRMTPPQFIKLCDLLKERNKLKDTRFLSVQEQVAIFLLIICQTVRSRFAADRFQHSGDTIHRHFKRVLKAICSLSKYFIVPPSFDEVAQEIRFNPRYYPFFKHCVGAIDGTHISACIPKDEQIPYRGRKIDPNINMMCCCSFDMKFTFVMAGWEGTANDSRIFLETIYKAENRFPFPPTGKYYIVDSGYANMPGFLSPYRGERYHLRDYRGQRAPQGPKELFNYIHSSLRNVIERCFGVLKARFPILKFMLPYALKRQKYIPLACCVLHNFIKMEMQDDLLFTQYADENVQLEDEAANGNNNTEEHVPPQVTTTSFRQMATFRDRLAQRLWDATNATL; this comes from the exons ATGAAAATATTGTTTACTTGCAGGATTATGGTGATGGATGTGATAAATAAGAACTTTGTAGAtgactctgatgatgatgaggaagaagagtttCTAACTATTGTTGGTTTTTATATCAGCATGGAAGATAATAGTTTGTTTAAATCAACACCCCAACCTCAAaggatttcaaaattgaaaggaCATGCATGGGTAGTTGAAGTATTAACTGGTCATCCAAGGAATTGTTATGATACATTTCGAATGACACCACCTCAATTCATTAAACTGTGTgatttgttgaaagaaagaaataaattgAAGGATACTAGGTTCTTAAGTGTTCAAGAGCAAGTTGCAATATTTCTACTCATCATCTGCCAAACAGTGCGATCTAGATTTGCAGCTGATCGATTTCAACACTCAGGGGACACTATTCATAGGCATTTCAAAAGAGTTCTAAAAGCCATTTGCTCTCTTTCCAAATACTTCATTGTTCctccttcctttgatgaagTTGCTCAAGAGATACGGTTCAATCCAAGATATTATCCTTTTTTCAAG caTTGTGTAGGAGCAATTGATGGTACCCATATTTCAGCGTGCATTCCAAAAGATGAGCAGATTCCATATCGTGGGAGAAAAATTGATCCGAATATCAATATGATGTGTTGTTGCTCTTTTGATATGAAGTTCACATTTGTTATGGCTGGTTGGGAGGGTACAGCAAACGACTCAAGAATTTTTTTGGAAACTATTTATAAGGCTGAGAATCGTTTTCCTTTTCCCCCGACAGGTAAATATTACATTGTAGACTCTGGATACGCCAATATGCCTGGGTTTCTCTCACCATATCGTGGAGAACGATATCACTTGCGTGATTATAGAGGTCAACGAGCACCGCAAGGACCAAAGGAGCTATTCAACTACATTCATTCTTCATTACGTAATGTGATTGAAAGGTGTTTTGGGGTCTTAAAAGCACGTTTTCCTATCTTGAAGTTCATGCTGCCATACGCATTGAAAAGACAAAAGTATATACCACTTGCATGTTGTGTTCttcataattttattaaaatggaGATGCAGGACGATCTTTTATTTACACAATATGCAGATGAAAATGTTCAATTAGAAGATGAAGCGGCAAATGGAAACAACAACACAGAGGAACATGTGCCACCACAGGTGACTACAACATCTTTTCGTCAAATGGCTACATTTCGAGATCGTTTGGCTCAACGATTATGGGATGCAACTAATGCAACATTGTAG